The nucleotide window AAATGGAAATTCGGTATTGCTTCGTTTAAATAAAGGTAAATGGGAACATTTAGATCTAAAGAACATCAGCCATTCAACCATTTCCCTTAAGGATCCTATAGATACTGATGCCAAGGACAGAAGGGGAAGATCGCAACGCATGTGGGCAATTTCAGACCTCAAATACCACGATGGCAATATTTATGTTTCAGGTCTTTCCAATAAAGAATTTGGAAGCACCTTTAGAAAAATCGCTTTCCCATTTAACGAAAATCAAGATCATGCAACCTTGGAAATATGGCATGCCGCCCACGGACAATTTGAAACTCAGGCCCCAATTAAAACCTTTAATTTTATAAGCATAAATGGAAACGATCACCTGCTTGCGAGTTACACCTGTACCCCGCTAACGGTATTTCCATTATCCGAATTAATTGATGGCAATCATGTTAAAGGTAGAACTGTAGCTGAGTTAGGTTCTGGTAATTCTCCTTTGGATATGGTCCAAATTTCAAAAGAAGGAAAAAATTATATTCTATTAGCCAACACTAATCGACCATTGATGAGAATTAGCAAAGATGACATAGCTAAATTCGAAAAAAGTTTAACTGATCCGGTTGAAGAATTTGCCCAAACAGCAGGCGTAGATTATATTAGTCTGCCAATGGTGAATGTTCTACAACTGGATGACTATAATGATCAAAATGTTATTTATATCCAAAGAACAGCCGAAGGAGACCTTATTTTAAAGACTCGCACTAAACAATGGATATGAACTCTATCGAACTCAAACCTGTAAAGATCAAGTATACCTTGATCTTTTTTTTATTATTGATTTTTTGGTCATGCAGACAACATAAAACAATAGACATACCAGAAATTGTATACGAGGGAAGGGAGGCGGTAAGTGTAAAGTTTTATTCAAATGAGGAAACTACAGATCTACATGTTACCATCAAAGGCGATCAAAATCCTCCAATTTTAGGCAATTTACTCTGGAAAACAGATCATTTTGAATTTGTACCCCTGATACCATTTACTCCAGGTTTAACCTATAGTTTAAAGTCCAAGGAGGAAGAATTGATTTCTTTTGAAATCCCACTACAATCTAAGCAGAATGCCCGTCTACAATATTGGTTCCCACAAAAGGATACCGTTCCTCAAAATCTTTTAAAAATGTATCTGGCATTTTCCGAGGAAATGAATAAAGTACAAGACCCATTGCAATACATACAAGTTAAAGACTTATCGAATGGGGAAGTGGTGCCAATATTTTTATCACTTGAAAACCATTTGTGGAATGAAGATAATACCGAACTTACCCTTTGGTTGGACCCTGGAAGGATAAAAAAAGATTTAATTCCCAACAAAGAAAGCGGTACCCCACTAATCGCAAATAAGAAATACGAATTTATCATATCAGAACAATGGCCAACTGCTTCAGGCGCTTCCTTGGATCATTCCTATTCTAGAACTTTTTTTGTAACTGCGGCCGATAAAAATAAATTGGATATAAATAAAATTCAATTAAATAGAATTCAATTAAATACACTACACAGCCTAAATATAAACTTTAATGATACCTGGGATTTAATTGTAGCCATGGATGCCATCCAAATTTTAAAAGAAAATGGTGATTTTGTTGAAGGGGAATTGGAGCCAGTGCAAAATTTATATGGCCTAAAATTTAAGCCTCACAAAAATTGGCAACCTGGAAAGTATGCTATTCTAATTGAAACAAGGGCAGAGGATTTAGCAGGTAATAATCTTTTGAGGTTATTCGATACAGATCTTAGTTCCAATGAAGAAATCCCGAATAATGAATCTATAATCATCCCTTTCGAAGTAAAATGAAAAAGGCTCAGGTTATCCCTGAGCCTTTATATTATCTAGTCTTTAAACGAGTTTGGAAATGGTTCTGAAAAATGTTTAGCAAAGAAGCCCATCATCGATCTATATAAATCCAATGAATTTTCTTCTTTCCCGAATCCGTGGCCTTCATCGTACTTAACCATATAAGGCACATCAAAACCCTTAGCTCTTAAAGCTTTCACTATTTGATCTGATTCATCGATGTTTACTCTAGGGTCATTTGCTCCTTGGGCAACAAACAAAGGGGCCTTTATTTTATCGATATTGAATACTGGTGAAACTTCAGTCATAATTTCTTTTTCCTCAGGAATACTTTCATCATACCATATTTCTTTAATTATTGATAAGTAGGGTTTCCAGTAGGCGGGAATGGTGTTCATGAATGTAAATATGTTTGAAACACCCACGTAGTCTACACCACATTTATATAAATCTGGTGTTTTGGTTAACCCTCTTAAAACTGCATATCCTCCATGGCTACCGCCATAAATTGCTACATTGTCCTTATCAACCCAGCCTTGTTCAATTACATATTTAACACCATCTTCCACGTCATCCATGGCTTTTCTTCCTATTTGTTTGAAACCGGATTCTAAAAATTCACGACCATAGCCTCCAGAAATTCTAAAATTCACCTGCAAAGTTGCATATCCTCTACTAGCAAAAAGTTGGGTTTCAGGATTAAATCCCCAAGAATCCCTAATTCCCTGTGGTCCACCATGGGGATTAACAATTAACGGCACCTTTTTTCCATTAATCGCTTCCTTAGGCAGTGTAATATACCCGTGAAGTGTTTTACCATCACGAGAGGTAAAGGTAATCGGTTTCATTTCGGCCATATCTTCCTCTTTTAGTTGTGGCATTAAATTGTATAACACCTCAAACTGATCGGAATTCACATCATAGGAATAGTATGTGCCATATAGCTTATCACTTTGCACAAAAATCAACAGTTTACTTTCATCGTCTGTGGCATCAGCAACTGAATAATTGTAACCTGGAAACTTATCTGTAATTTTTTTATGCAATTTTTTATAGGTATTACTAACCGGTACAATCGTTTGCTTATCACCTTCATAACTGAAGTAGTCTAACTCATAATTACGTTTTCGAGACAAATGCATACCACCAACATCATAATTTTTATTAGAAAACAAGGATTTAATCACTTTATCTTGGGCAATATCGTAAAGAACAATCTCTGCCTTATCATTCGTAAGATTAGTAAGCACATAAGCATCATGGGGATACTCTGTAGCATAATTAAAGCTCATTACTCCAAAAGAATCTTTCCAATTCAAATCTTTCAAAACTTCGAAATTAGAACCATCCTTTGAATAGTAGAACAATATATTTACACCGTCTTTTAAACGTGCAAAACCTCTCAATTTTCCATCCTTATCGAACAAATAATTCATTATTGGGTTTTGAGCATCATCATTGGCATACAATTGCTCCAAATCACCAGTATTAATGTTTATTTTATATGGTTCAAAAATTTGGGGGTTATTTTTATTCATGGTAATTAATACATGATCTTTATCCTCTTTCAACTCTTCCACGATCGAGGTTCTTACATTGTCGTAGGGCGTTAGAGCTTTTAAACCCGAACCATCAATATTTACTGCAAACAATTGATAATTTTCATTACCTCCTTTATCCATTGTATAAAGAAGACGGCCATTATTCGCCCAAAAGTATCCTCTAATCAATTCTTCCTTTTCCTCAATAGCCCTATTTACATCTCCAGTTTCTAGATTTTTAACATAAATATGATTCTTAGAATTTTCATCCTTTTCTCTGTAGGAGAGATATTTGCCGTCTGGAGAAAATCTGAAGGATCTTGCTTTAGGCCTTGCAAAAAAATCAGCAACTCCGTACTTATAGGTTTTTTTATCCCAATTGGCCAATTGCTTTAATTCCTCTTCAGTAGAAGGTAAAGAAGGATCTCCCGGAATTGTTTTTTCCGATTTAATTAAAATCAATGGCACGCTTACTGCACCTTGATTAAACGTCCCTTCCATTTTTTCATCACCCACTTTTGCGGTGAAGTGAATTCCCAATTTACTAGCTTTAACGGAAACAGAATCACCAATCATAATGGCTTCGTCCGTAGGAATTCCAGTAGCGCCTTGGGAAGGACTATCTATAGTTGCAATAAGCGATTCTCCTTCTGTTGAAAAATTAAAAGCTAATGGAATCTTCATTCCTTGAACTTCTAGATCTCCTTTCCAAGTTCCTTCAATAGATTGCGCCAATGAAGGGGTGAAGCTACCTAAAATGATTATTAAAAGTAGCCCAATAATACGATTTGTCATGTGAGTTGATTTTTATAATTATGTATTACCACATTGGTCCGCTATTCTCCTGTAATGTTACAAAATAATAAAGGTTTTTTTCGTGAAATTTTATTCTAACATTCTCATAATTAATTATATAAAACAATTCTATATTTCGTAAATTGAGTTACGATATTCTCGCATTTTACGATTTTTCGTAAATCACATCAGCTTCCAAAAAACCGTAACTTATTGTTTTATTGGTGCTTATGTTTTTGGTATGGTTTTATTAATATTTAAAAATCTAATCCATCTAAAAATGAAAACCTTATTTCATATTAAAAATCTCACTGCCATATGCCTGATTATCTTACTATTATTAGGTTGTAAAGAAAGCAGTAAACACTCCGGAGCTTCAGGTTCTGATATTTCAATTATTGACATTAAACAAAGTATTCCTGCTCCTAATTTCTCTCTTACAGCAGTTGATGGAAATCAATATTCCTTGAGTGAATTTCGGGGAAAAAAAGTTGTACTTCATATCGCTACAACTTGGTGTCCCTATTGCAATGCTGAGGCGCCTCACTTACAATCTTTGGCTGAAACCAATAAAGAGGTACAAGTTGTAATAATCGATGTAAAGGAATCCAAAGAATTGGTGGAGGAAAAGCTGGTGGACCAATTCGGACTCACATTTCCCGTTTTACTGGATCTTGATGGGTCAGTGGCTGCCAGCTTTGCACCTAAAGAAGTGCTCCCAGAACTTAAACGGGATGAAGTGATGCTCGCGTCTAATATTGTAATAGATCGGGAAGGGAACATGCGATTTATGAGTCTGTTGGATACTAAAAATTTTGACTCAGAACTAATCCATATTAAGGAAATATTGGATGCGTTGCCTTAAACTTTACATATTTGTCATTTTAATTTTATCCTGTACGCCAAAGGAAACTGACCAATTTGTTTCTTTCGATATGGATAGGGTAGAAGTGATTCTTATATCTAACAATTCTTTAGAATTAAGACTTCCCTTTACCATTAAAGATGGGTACCATATTCAATTACCAAACCCATCAAATCCACAATTTATACCCACCGAATTAACCATTAACCGATCCAAAGCATTCAGCATTACTGATACCAATTTTGAATTTGATGAGAAATCAATTGCCCATAATGGTTTTGAAGGAATTTATGATGCCTTTAAGGTAATTATCAATCTAAATCTAATGGACGAAGAAAACGAAAATGTAATTGGCGGAAGTTTAAATTATCAGACTTGCGATAAAGCAAAATGCTTTTTTCCTAGAACGCTTTATTTTAAGTTAGATCTAAATCACATTAAACAAAAGGCTTCTGGTTTAAATCAACTTTAAACATCGATTGGTAAAAAATTCAATCGGGTTAATTTCTAAATTAATCGAACAATTCTAACATATTCGCCAGATTAACTTTGCACTGTAATGTTTTATCCAAAGGGCGTATAACTTAAATTACGCATTAAAGGGAGGTTCAACTGATCCTCCCTTTATTTTTTCCTCCTATAATCCTTACATAAATACAAAAAACCAAAGGCCTAAGAACGAAGAATATTAATAAATTTATACGGCAAGATTTTTGCAGTAATTTGATACCTAAAACACAATGCTATGAACATAAAGATTTTAAGTATTTTGGTATTAATCTCGGCGTTTCTTTTAAGTTGGATTCCATCTGATGGAATGAAACGAAAGGCGCAAAAACCAACCGTTGAAGAATTGCTTGAAAGCAAAGAATTTAAAATTGAATGTGATTGGGCCATGCCCACAGTAACCAATGCCATGAATAGGGTAGGGAACAGTGGCTTATTACCAGTTGGTACTAACATTGGCCGTATTAACCTTATTGGAAATGCTAATTACCTAAAGTTTATGGGGGATTCTATTTCAGCTGATCTGCCATATTATGGAGAACGACAAGCAGGTGGGGGATATAACAGTTCAGATGGCGGAATAAAATTTAATGGATTGGCAAAGGATATGAAAATTGAAAAGAACGAAAAGAAAGGCCATTACAACATTAAATTTTCCATTAATAATAACACTGAATCTTTCAATGTAAACATAAGACTGTTTCCAAACCTAAATTCTACTATAAGCATCTATAGCAACCAAAGAAATACCATTCGCTACGATGGTACGGCCTCGTTATTAGAAGCAGCAAATGAATAGATCTTAGAGAAATTAAAATAGAATGCTTACCCAAGGGATTAATTTAAGTTAATCCCTTATTTATTTCTTTAATGCAGAAAAATTATTGCTTCCTCAATACCTCATTATCAAGTATTCCGGCTTTTAATCTCACTACAAACAATTATCTTAAAGACATTTAGCGGACCTAGCTCCTTAAATTAATTGATAAAAGTTATCTCCGAACAACTTTTTTATTACAAAACCAAACCTTTCTGATAAAGCTTCGTAAGTATAATAAACTATTAATCATTAAATAATTTATTATGACATTATTCAAACGATTCTCATTACTATTTTTAGGGTTAACCCTAATCACAATCACAGGTTGCTCTAAAGATGAGCCCGCTACAGAAGCTTCCCTGTTGTCTGCAACGGCTTCCTCAGATGTCCACAAGGCTAAAAATGTATTTGAATATGAAGTTTATTTTGGGGAATTAAATAATTCAGGAGTAACTGGTATGGCCAAACTAATGATCGATGGCACTCAATTAACTGTACACATTATGGCACATGGACTTGAAGCAAATCAAACCCATGCACAACACATCCACGGTTTTTCTGATACTAATAGAAATGCCACCTGCCCAGATGAAAGTGCCGATACCGATATGGATGGTATTGTCTCTCTTGTAGAAGGTATTCCATTTTATGGTGGTGTGTTGATTTCATTAACAGATTTTCCAATGGCTGATGAAAATGGGAACATCGACTATATGAATACGTTTACCATTCCAAAGGATGCAAGACCGCTACAAAATAATGCAATTGTTCTACATGGTATGACCATAGACGGAGAATACTGGGGCACACTTCCTGTGGCTTGTGGACAAATTATGCCTACGAAATAAGGACGATCCCCCAATCCTCCTTAATCTAAAGGTATCCATTTTGGATACCTTTTTTATTATAGAAAAAATGTAAAAGTCGACGAAAAGTAATGGTCTTTAGCTTCATAATCAGATAATGGGTTTTCGGGTGTAGCCTGTCTATAAGGATTAAAAAGTCCATCGTGATATCTAAAAGTAAACTGAATTTTCTCCCAAAAACGAAAACTTAATCCGCCAACTAAAAAAAGATTAAATCCGACCTTATCATCTTTTGTTCCAAAAAACAAATTGTTCACATCAATACCATTGGGAGCTAAATAGTAATGTTCCTGATCATCCTCATGCAAACGGTATTCATAAAAAAAGTTTCCAGAAACTCCTGCATTTAAACCCAATTTAAATTTTTGTCGACTTACTATATTATAGGTATATGTTATGGGAACTTCAAATTGCTTAAGATTAAGCCTTACTTGTTCAGTGAAAACCTTTTCATTTTCAGACGCTGTTCCTTTAAAATCAAGTAAATGACGGTTGTATCTTAAGCCTATATTCAGCTCAGATCTGGGAGAATAAATGAAATTGGCATTTACTCCAAAAGTTATTCCGGTAACGGATTCCGTTTCAAAGGCATCCGTATTAGATTGAAAATGGGTAATGCCAAATACCACTCCAAGGTTCTGTTTTGTCTGTGCCGAAATTGAGTAGCAAAATAATAAGACCCCTACAAACCAAATTTTCTTTTTCATGCCATAAATAAACGATAAAGAGTAGGGGTTCATTGCCCTTTTTGAAAAAATAATGCCTTAGAATACATTAATTTTTGTAATTAAATTCTTAATCTAATCTTAAACTACAGACTTGAAATCCAACGAATCAAAATTAATTTGTTAAATTAGAACTATTAATTTCTCCCATTTAAGGCTATTTTTCTTAGCGCTTATCCCCATATTACCTCATAACAACCTCATTGCTAATCTATAATAAAACGATCATGGGACAATCTAATCAAGAAATTACAGTCAATAAGGATTTTATTGTTGGCTATTCACCAACTGTACTAACTATTAAAGTACATGAACTTTATAACATTCAAGGGGAACCTGGGGCGCAAGACCTTGATAATTTAAGTTCCATCAATAATGGCATAAGTATTTCAGGGTACGGACATTCTAAAAAAAATTTCCAGTCCGATGTTTTTAAAGGGAAAAAAATGTCTTGGCTAATTGCAAAAAATGATCCTAATGGAGAAGATGAACCTTACCAACTACGTTTATACAGTGTCACATCTAAAGATCCAGATTTTACCTTTTTTCCTGAAAACCCGCTTTATTCTGACAGTGATAATGAAATAAGTGCAAAAGTGGTTAAAGGAACCGTAGGACAAATATTTTATTATAACATCCAGTTTATAATAAGCAATGGGGATGGTTCAAACCCTAAACTTTATCAGATTGATCCACAATTACCTTTAGTTCCTAAATAATCGCTGATGAGAGATGTTCTCCACAAGTTACTAATACTCCTTCTTTTTTTAGGTGGTATCAATTTAATGGCCCAGAATCAAAACACGGCTGATAGCCTTTCTCAGATTTACCACGCCAATCCTCAAACTGAAAACAGTTTGGAGTTATTGAACGTCATTGCGGTAAATCATACCAATCCCGAAAATGGATTGGAATATAGCAACCTTTTAATTGAAAAGGCTACCGAGAAAGGCTCTTCCTATTATATAATGCAGGGTTATTTACGCAAAGGATATTGGTTGGAACGAAAGGGGAATCTACCTCAGGCACTTGAGGCTTATTTCACTGCCAATGAGGAGGCTGACAAATTAGAAGATGTAAACCAAAAGAATACCTCCAAAGGAGCAATAGATATTGCCATAGCGAGCACATATAAGGATATTGGCAATCCTAAATATGCGGATTTGTATTACAACAAAGGGATTGAGATTCTCCAAAATTCCGATGATAAAAATACTTTGGCGACGTCTTATTATAATTATGGTGACTACAAGGTTAAAAGAGGGGATTATTCAGAGGCCTATGAGCTTCTGAACAAAGCCCAAAATCTCTTCCAAGAATTACAGATAGATACCCCTTTACCATACATCCAAGGTAATTTTGGCATCATATACGCTGCTGAAGGGAAAGACAGTCTCGGTCTTTCTACGATTAACCAAGCGGTTACTTCCCTGGAAAAGAATAAAGATTTTTATGCGGCATCTGCGTTTCTTTTGGAAATGGCCAATATTTATTCTAAACAGGAAAATTATGACATGGCATTCATATTTGCCGAACGAAGTTTGGCCTTAGCCGAGCAATATGGCTTGATCAAAGAAATGAGTGATGCCAATTTAAAATTGTCTGAATTATACGAAGGAATAGGTGAAAATGGCAAGGCATTGCCCTATTTTAAAAACTATGTGACCAATAGGGACAGCATTACCAATCTAAAAGCTATGAATGAAATAGCAAATATGCGTACGGATTTTGAAGTTTCACAAAAGCAAATTGAAGTTGCTGAACAGAGACGAACAAAAAACATTGTTATTATGGCAAGTGTTATTGTCGTAGCACTGATGCTCGCCCTCGCCATAGGATTATTTAGGCGAAATAAATTTATCAGAAGCACTTCAGCAATTATAGAGCGCGAAAAATCCAGATCGGATAATCTGTTACTCAATATTTTACCTGCAGAAACTGCCAAGGAATTAAAAGATAAAGGCAGGGTAGCTGCTAAACGTTTTGATAATGTAAGTGTCTTATTTACTGATTTTAAGGGTTTTACATTGCATTCTGAACATCTATCTCCAGAAGACTTGGTAAAAACGGTAGACTTTTATTTTTCAAAATTCGATGCCATTATCGATAAATACGAGTTGGAAAAAATTAAAACCATAGGCGATGCGTATATGTGTGCATCTGGTTTGCCTTTTGAACGTGAAGACCACGCAGAGCGCATTGTTAAAGCAGCGATGGAGATTGTGGAATTTGTTGAATTTGCAAAAACCAACAATCCTGATAACCATCCACGTTTTGAAGTCAGGGTGGGCATACATTCTGGTCAGGTTGTGGCAGGGGTAGTAGGTCGTAAAAAGTTTGCCTACGATATTTGGGGCGACACCGTTAACACTGCAGCACGCATGGAAACCTATTCGGAAGATGGCAGAATCAACATTTCTGAAGATACGCATGCATTGGTAAAGGATAAATTCCATTGTAACTACCGAGGAAAAATTGAAGTGAAGAACAAAGGCTCCTTAAAAATGTATTTTGTAAACGGTTATATAACGGAACCAGAACCTTCCTTGGTAAACCACCAATCGGATACCACCTAACGAATCGTTTCTTCGGGTAGGGCAATCGTTGCTCCATCAAGGGGAAACATAAAAATTATAGTTTCTCTTTAGCATGAAAAACGTACACATCCTTATTGCAAGCCTCATCCTTTTAAATCTTTATAGCTGTAAAAAACAACCTAAAGTCATTACGTTTAGTTCTTTGGAAGTACTTAATGGCGATATTCTATTGTGCGGAAGTGGCGATTTCGGTACCGTCGATTTTGCGACCAGCTGTACTACAGAAAGTAGTGAAATGTTCAATTTAGGACTTTCCTTATTGCATTCTTTTGAATATACAGAAGCCGAAAAAGCCTTTGCTAAGGTATTGGAAGTGGATCCTAATTGTGCAATAGCGTTTTGGGGTATTGCCATGTGCAATTTCCATAGTCTGTGGATGCAGGCTGGCAACGCGCATTTAATAAAAGGTAACCGTTTAATTGAAGCTACGACCGAATTAAAAACAACTGATCGGGAACGCGCTTATATCAATGCCATCGGCGCTTTTTATAAGGATTGGCAAACCGTTCCTCATAAGCAACGAATTTATTTATTTGAAGAGGGAATGAGGTCTGTTTACGAAACCTATCCCGAAGATAAAGAAGCTGCAATATTTTATGCTTTAGCTTTAAGGGCTATAGCCAATCCTTCCGACAAAACTTTTAAAAATCAATTGAAATCGGGTAAAATTTTGAAATCTATTTTTCCCTCGGCGCCCAACCATCCTGGGATAGCGCATTATTTAATCCATAATTACGATTATCCTGAATTAGCTGAAAAAGCCTTGCCAACCGCTAGGGAATATGCCAAAATAGCACCGGCATCAGCCCATGCACAGCATATGCCATCGCACATATTTACACGCTTGGGACTTTGGGAGGAAGCCATTGCCTCTAACCTAAAATCTACCGAAGCGGCACTATGTTATGCTGAGGCTTTGGGTGCGACTGCACATTGGGACGAAGAATTACACGGTATGGACTATTTGGTCTATGCCTATTTACAATTGGGAGCAAATGACAAGGCTGCAGAGCAATATGATTATTTAAAAACCTTTTATTCGGTGTTTCCGGTGAATTTTAAATGTGCTTATGCCATAGCAGCCATTCCTGGGCGCATCGCTTTGGAAAATAAGGACTGGGAGGGAGCCGCACAGTTGGAACTGCCAGAGATTGCGATTCCTTGGGAACAATTTCCTTGGGAACGTTCGCTTTATTATTTTACAAAAGGTTATGGCGCGATCCGCCTAGGATTGATTGAAGAGGCAGAGCAGGAGTTAAAAGCGATAAAAACGGCGCATAGAGACTTACAAAAGGCAGAAAACAATTATCTGGCAGACCAAGTAGCCATTGAAATCGCCAATTTAGAAGCTTGGATGTTATTTAGAAAAGGCTCTATTGATAGTGCTATTCAACGTATGCAAGAAGCAAAAGATATGGAAAACAATACTCAAAAACATCCGGTAACACCTGGGGAATTGATCCCAGCAGCGGAGCTATTGGCAGATCTTTATATGGAAAATGGAAATATTGAATTGGCGCACAGCGCGTATTTGGACAATTTAAACCAACATCCTCAACGTTTTAATGGTCTTTATGGCGCAGCTAAAACAGCAAGCATGTTAAACGATTTAGAAACCGCAAAAATGTATTTTCAGCAGTTGTTGGATTTAGGACAGGCATACAACAG belongs to Aegicerativicinus sediminis and includes:
- a CDS encoding tetratricopeptide repeat protein — translated: MKNVHILIASLILLNLYSCKKQPKVITFSSLEVLNGDILLCGSGDFGTVDFATSCTTESSEMFNLGLSLLHSFEYTEAEKAFAKVLEVDPNCAIAFWGIAMCNFHSLWMQAGNAHLIKGNRLIEATTELKTTDRERAYINAIGAFYKDWQTVPHKQRIYLFEEGMRSVYETYPEDKEAAIFYALALRAIANPSDKTFKNQLKSGKILKSIFPSAPNHPGIAHYLIHNYDYPELAEKALPTAREYAKIAPASAHAQHMPSHIFTRLGLWEEAIASNLKSTEAALCYAEALGATAHWDEELHGMDYLVYAYLQLGANDKAAEQYDYLKTFYSVFPVNFKCAYAIAAIPGRIALENKDWEGAAQLELPEIAIPWEQFPWERSLYYFTKGYGAIRLGLIEEAEQELKAIKTAHRDLQKAENNYLADQVAIEIANLEAWMLFRKGSIDSAIQRMQEAKDMENNTQKHPVTPGELIPAAELLADLYMENGNIELAHSAYLDNLNQHPQRFNGLYGAAKTASMLNDLETAKMYFQQLLDLGQAYNSQRPELLEAKTFLEP
- a CDS encoding adenylate/guanylate cyclase domain-containing protein, with product MRDVLHKLLILLLFLGGINLMAQNQNTADSLSQIYHANPQTENSLELLNVIAVNHTNPENGLEYSNLLIEKATEKGSSYYIMQGYLRKGYWLERKGNLPQALEAYFTANEEADKLEDVNQKNTSKGAIDIAIASTYKDIGNPKYADLYYNKGIEILQNSDDKNTLATSYYNYGDYKVKRGDYSEAYELLNKAQNLFQELQIDTPLPYIQGNFGIIYAAEGKDSLGLSTINQAVTSLEKNKDFYAASAFLLEMANIYSKQENYDMAFIFAERSLALAEQYGLIKEMSDANLKLSELYEGIGENGKALPYFKNYVTNRDSITNLKAMNEIANMRTDFEVSQKQIEVAEQRRTKNIVIMASVIVVALMLALAIGLFRRNKFIRSTSAIIEREKSRSDNLLLNILPAETAKELKDKGRVAAKRFDNVSVLFTDFKGFTLHSEHLSPEDLVKTVDFYFSKFDAIIDKYELEKIKTIGDAYMCASGLPFEREDHAERIVKAAMEIVEFVEFAKTNNPDNHPRFEVRVGIHSGQVVAGVVGRKKFAYDIWGDTVNTAARMETYSEDGRINISEDTHALVKDKFHCNYRGKIEVKNKGSLKMYFVNGYITEPEPSLVNHQSDTT
- a CDS encoding S9 family peptidase, translating into MTNRIIGLLLIIILGSFTPSLAQSIEGTWKGDLEVQGMKIPLAFNFSTEGESLIATIDSPSQGATGIPTDEAIMIGDSVSVKASKLGIHFTAKVGDEKMEGTFNQGAVSVPLILIKSEKTIPGDPSLPSTEEELKQLANWDKKTYKYGVADFFARPKARSFRFSPDGKYLSYREKDENSKNHIYVKNLETGDVNRAIEEKEELIRGYFWANNGRLLYTMDKGGNENYQLFAVNIDGSGLKALTPYDNVRTSIVEELKEDKDHVLITMNKNNPQIFEPYKININTGDLEQLYANDDAQNPIMNYLFDKDGKLRGFARLKDGVNILFYYSKDGSNFEVLKDLNWKDSFGVMSFNYATEYPHDAYVLTNLTNDKAEIVLYDIAQDKVIKSLFSNKNYDVGGMHLSRKRNYELDYFSYEGDKQTIVPVSNTYKKLHKKITDKFPGYNYSVADATDDESKLLIFVQSDKLYGTYYSYDVNSDQFEVLYNLMPQLKEEDMAEMKPITFTSRDGKTLHGYITLPKEAINGKKVPLIVNPHGGPQGIRDSWGFNPETQLFASRGYATLQVNFRISGGYGREFLESGFKQIGRKAMDDVEDGVKYVIEQGWVDKDNVAIYGGSHGGYAVLRGLTKTPDLYKCGVDYVGVSNIFTFMNTIPAYWKPYLSIIKEIWYDESIPEEKEIMTEVSPVFNIDKIKAPLFVAQGANDPRVNIDESDQIVKALRAKGFDVPYMVKYDEGHGFGKEENSLDLYRSMMGFFAKHFSEPFPNSFKD
- a CDS encoding TlpA family protein disulfide reductase gives rise to the protein MKTLFHIKNLTAICLIILLLLGCKESSKHSGASGSDISIIDIKQSIPAPNFSLTAVDGNQYSLSEFRGKKVVLHIATTWCPYCNAEAPHLQSLAETNKEVQVVIIDVKESKELVEEKLVDQFGLTFPVLLDLDGSVAASFAPKEVLPELKRDEVMLASNIVIDREGNMRFMSLLDTKNFDSELIHIKEILDALP
- a CDS encoding DUF4251 domain-containing protein, translated to MNIKILSILVLISAFLLSWIPSDGMKRKAQKPTVEELLESKEFKIECDWAMPTVTNAMNRVGNSGLLPVGTNIGRINLIGNANYLKFMGDSISADLPYYGERQAGGGYNSSDGGIKFNGLAKDMKIEKNEKKGHYNIKFSINNNTESFNVNIRLFPNLNSTISIYSNQRNTIRYDGTASLLEAANE
- a CDS encoding outer membrane beta-barrel protein; protein product: MKKKIWFVGVLLFCYSISAQTKQNLGVVFGITHFQSNTDAFETESVTGITFGVNANFIYSPRSELNIGLRYNRHLLDFKGTASENEKVFTEQVRLNLKQFEVPITYTYNIVSRQKFKLGLNAGVSGNFFYEYRLHEDDQEHYYLAPNGIDVNNLFFGTKDDKVGFNLFLVGGLSFRFWEKIQFTFRYHDGLFNPYRQATPENPLSDYEAKDHYFSSTFTFFL